taataatacattttatttataaaagcgctttaaaaggttctccaagcgctttacaggaaaatacaattatacaataggaaagcaaaaggaaaacagtgcaaaaaagcaaataaaagcaaggcagcaaaataaaacaaaacaagaaaaaaaaatcaatcaattctagtttaaaagcctttgtaaataggtgtgttttgagtccggatttgaatttggtgagtgagggagagaatctgaggtgttgggggagagagttccagagggtgggggcagcgacagagaaggccctgtccccccaggttcggtccccccaggttcggtgcttgggtttggtgagaggggtgaggaggttggcgttggtggagcggaggttgcgggagggattatatggctgcagaaggtcggtgaggtaggagggagctaggttatggagggctttataggtgatgagtaggaacttgtactgtattctgaaggggatgggaagccaatggaggttctggaggactggggtgatgtggtctctggagcgggtatgagtgaggaggcgtgcagctgagttttgtatgtattgtaatttgttgagaagggtgttgggtgtaccgtagaggatgctattgcagtaatcgagtcttgaggtgatgaaggcgtggatgagagtttcagctgctttgaaggaaagggaggggcggagacgatcATCTTAATTGGTTAAATGttaattgtaacattgtaacattgaatgaatgaatgaatgcgtAAATACTGTTAATAACCTGAATATCATCCACACCAAGTGTCCTCCAGGGACCAGGGGATAAGATCTGAGCAATCCTTCTGTGAATACAGCGTATGGGTAAGTAAAGAAAAAGTACAATTCAACAGTTGATAGCTTGTATAAAACCCTTTGAACACAGATGGAACGGAACAAGCCAAGAGGCTGGAACTTCAAACCAAAAGCTCATAAATGGGCTTGAACAGAACTGCCCCACTGATAAATGTTATCTATAGCTCTGCTTCCATCTGTTTAATgcatcaaaaaggaaaagtttACAATGTCTTTTGTAAATTGGAAATTGGAAAACAGAGCAATAGATTAAAAAGAAAGTACAAGTGGTTCAAAACGAACTACCCCTGTACTGATGCCTTGAAACACGTTGCCCTAAAAACCCTGAATAGTTGTGTGTGGCTTTCGTCTCTCCAGCCTCTGCCATGGAGGGAATCTAGAAAGAAACTCTCCTTAGTTTGTGACCTCAGTATCtgttaaatgttttcaaatACAACAAGATGTATTTTGACATACAACATTTAAACCTGAATTAAAAGTCATTGAGCTTTTactgaaatattaataatatagcCTTTATGCAATGTAATTCTTCAAAAGAATTCAACTTCAAGCAggaattttttttcactgtgaaaACGTTTTTCAAGATGATATAAATGTATTTACGCAAAGTGTCCAATGTCCAGGTATCCATACTGGAAGAAGTATCCACTGTAGACTCGTGCATTGCCCTGGCATCAACATTTGAATATGAAGGGCATAAAAACTCTTGAAAAGGAGAACAGAGAAATCTGACACTTCAGAAAAAAGGATGAATCATTAGAAAATTAAACCATACCGGAAGGTGATCCATGGGGTTCAATGATGCTGGTGGAAACCAACTTGCAATGACATGGCTGTTTGCAGCAAATACATCCTGCCGTCTCTGTCAAAGACAGTTAGTGTCTTTGAATACACTAATTGACAAAATCTGTTAAGGATTCTATAAAATCAAAAATTGTACAAGAGCTACACTGCCTCCTCGATAACTTTGAGACAGCCATTCAGAATCTGGTAGAATGAGGACACACAAATCACAAATTATCACAAGATTGAGATTTTTGTCTAAACCAAAACACTACAGAATGCCCTCCACACTTACCAAAGCCATCCATGTCATGAGCCAAGCCCAGACTCCAAAAGTCAGATCGCGTGAGGATTGTGTTGTCCACCACTGCCAAGTGTTCAGTAGGATTTTTGGGCTCATCCAAAACCTCCAACAGCTGGGGGTAGATAAATAATGGATCATCCTTACCACTATTCACTGATGTGTCCAGATCACTTTACCTGTTGTTTCTAGATGTCTTGAAGCTCCTGTCCCCAGCATGCTCAGTTTACCAGTACTTTATGGATACTAGTGGAGTCTCTCTGCTCAGTGTTGTCATATCCAGGAGcactggttcccaaagtgggggatGGGACCCGCGGAGCGGTTTCAAGACACTGACTGGGGGGCTGTGAGATGCCttccaaaaagaaaagtaatttGAAAACCCCCTCTAACATAGCTcccaaaagtgaaataaaattagTGGCAGGTATAAAGATGTCACATTCCACCATACAATGCTGATTTCAGCAACTGACTCGGGCTGTTGGTTGCTGTTGGAGGGCTGCTGGTGGCTTTGGATGGGCTGCTGGTGGCTTTGGATGGGCTGCTGTTTGCTGTGAATGGGCTGCTGGTTGCTTTGGATGGGCTGCTGGTTGCTGTGAATGGGCTGCTGGTTGCTGTGAATGGGCTGCTGGTTGCTGCGAATGGGCTGCTGGTTGCTTTGGATGGGCTGCTGGTTGCTGTTGGAGGGCTGCTGGTGGCTTTGGATGGACTGCTGGTGGCTTTGGATGGGCTGCTGGTGGCTTTGGATGGGCTGCTGGTGGCTTTGGATGGGCTCCTGGTTGCTGTGAATGGGCTGCTGGTTGCTTTGGATGGGCTGCTGGTTGCTGTTGGAGGGCTGCTGGTGGCTTTGGATTGACTGCGTGTTGGTGAAGGAGGGCTGCTGGTGGCTTTGGATGGGCTGCTGGTTGCTGAAGGAGGGCTGCTGGTTGCTGAAGGAGGGCTGCTGGCTGCTGAATCAGGGCTGCTGGTTGCTGAAGGAGGGCTGCTGGTTGCTGAAGGAGGGCTACTGCTGCTGGTTGCTGAAGGAGGGCTGCTGGTTGCTGAAGGAGGGCTCATGGTTGCTGAAGGAGGGCTGCTGGTTGCTGAAGGAGGGCTGCTGGTTGCTGAAggagg
The genomic region above belongs to Notolabrus celidotus isolate fNotCel1 chromosome 2, fNotCel1.pri, whole genome shotgun sequence and contains:
- the LOC117829239 gene encoding glutenin, low molecular weight subunit-like, whose translation is MNTKQPPNSYQQPIQIHQQPSFSNHQPSFSNQQPSFSNQQPSFSNQQQQPSFSNQQPSFSNQQPSFSNHEPSFSNQQPSFSNQQHQQPSFSNQQPSFSNQQPIQSHQQPSFTNTQSIQSHQQPSNSNQQPIQSNQQPIHSNQEPIQSHQQPIQSHQQPIQSHQQSIQSHQQPSNSNQQPIQSNQQPIRSNQQPIHSNQQPIHSNQQPIQSNQQPIHSKQQPIQSHQQPIQSHQQPSNSNQQPESVAEISIILNGCLKVIEEAV